One window of Manihot esculenta cultivar AM560-2 chromosome 17, M.esculenta_v8, whole genome shotgun sequence genomic DNA carries:
- the LOC110605235 gene encoding cardiolipin synthase (CMP-forming), mitochondrial gives MVMYRSLRTLTTKNHNRDRSFFTAAATSIIPFPYTTSTFPLHPLHFSPSPHPPPRFFSPLSKWIAPFQGQRRGPLFLSSPPWKLLQSATPLYLRGNAVVLRKVEVLNLNLLRTRIRSGFSGQNVLDRVQQLKEGAAEDGLFESFVNLPNFISLTRLVSGPLIGWMITNEMYSSAFVGLVLSGATDWLDGYVARKMKINSVVGSYLDPLADKVLIGSVALAMVHMELLHPGLVGMVVLRDVALVGGAVYHRAASLGWKWNSWYNFFNLDGTQREKIEPLFISKVNTVFQLILVAAALLQPEFGTEETQSCIAHLSWLVAATTMASTAGYGVQYIRNKSALHARKS, from the exons ATGGTGATGTATAGATCGCTAAGAACCCTAACTACTAAAAATCATAATAGAGATAGGAGTTTCTTCACAGCTGCAGCAACCTCTATAATCCCGTTTCCCTACACTACTTCCACTTTCCCTCTCCATCCTTTGCATTTCTCTCCTTCTCCTCATCCCCCTCCTCGCTTTTTCTCTCCTCTCTCCAAATGGATCGCTCCCTTTCAAGGTCAACGGAGAGGACCTCTCTTCCTCTCCTCGCCTCCTTGGAAGCTCTTGCAATCTGCCACTCCGCTTTATCTCCGTGGAAATGCCGTCGTTTTGAGGAAAGTTGAAGTTCTGAACTTGAATTTGCTTAGGACTCGGATCAGATCGGGTTTCTCCGGTCAAAATGTGTTGGATCGAGTCCAACAGTTGAAGGAGGGTGCTGCTGAAGATGGGCTTTTTGAGAGTTTTGTGAATCTGCCTAATTTTATCTCTTTGACTCGTTTGGTCTCTGGGCCTCTGATTGGATG GATGATCACAAATGAAATGTATTCTTCTGCATTCGTGGGATTGGTTCTCTCCGGGGCAACTGATTGG CTAGATGGTTACGTTGCCAGGAAGATGAAAATCAACTCTGTAGTAGGTTCCTACCTTGATCCTCTTGCTGACAAG GTTCTTATTGGATCTGTTGCCTTGGCAATGGTGCATATGGAGCTTCTGCACC CTGGACTTGTTGGCATGGTTGTGCTGCGGGATGTTGCACTTGTTGGTGGTGCAGTATATCATAGAGCTGCTAGTTTGGGTTGGAAG TGGAATAGTTGGTACAATTTCTTCAATCTTGATGGAACCCAGCGTGAGAAGATTGAGCCTCTTTTCATAAGCAAG GTCAATACAGTTTTCCAATTGATTTTAGTAGCAGCAGCCCTCCTTCAGCCAGAGTTTGGAACTGAGGAAACTCAATCATGCATAGCACACCTGAG CTGGTTAGTGGCCGCGACAACAATGGCATCTACAGCTGGATATGGAGTACAATACATAAGGAATAAATCAGCATTGCATGCAAGGAAATCATAG
- the LOC110605035 gene encoding uncharacterized protein LOC110605035, whose protein sequence is MHYKARTITTTFPEKMSASTPVAIGTRGTVGSLLRKEIEYFTKIELDRCASSRRTRGQMVDMASRSEHSISRPSFWSLSLNWKRKKRRGNSSVFLPSICSAVEVADTNRLNGIPGFSYKILTNDEKGMTV, encoded by the coding sequence ATGCATTATAAAGCCCGCACAATAACCACCACGTTCCCTGAGAAAATGTCTGCATCCACTCCAGTTGCAATAGGCACCAGGGGCACTGTAGGCTCGCTTTTGAGGAAAGAAATTGAGTACTTCACCAAGATTGAGCTAGATAGATGTGCAAGCTCCAGGAGAACTCGGGGACAGATGGTTGATATGGCTTCCAGAAGTGAGCATTCCATTTCCAGGCCCAGTTTCTGGTCCTTGTCATTGAACTGGAAAAGGAAGAAGCGAAGAGGAAACAGCTCTGTATTCCTTCCGAGCATCTGCTCTGCTGTGGAAGTTGCAGACACCAATCGGCTTAATGGGATTCCTGGGTTTAGTTATAAGATCCTCACAAATGATGAGAAAGGCATGACTGTTTAG